One stretch of Rhodothermales bacterium DNA includes these proteins:
- a CDS encoding type II toxin-antitoxin system RelE/ParE family toxin: protein MRVVWSPTARRQVLGAVERISDDWPNAATAWFDGLIERTSLLTDLPTQGRVVPEWGDDSVREILYEPYRVVYEIHADRVEILVLSHYRQRFPDEKG, encoded by the coding sequence GTGAGGGTCGTATGGTCGCCTACTGCACGCCGGCAGGTTCTCGGCGCAGTCGAGCGAATCAGTGACGATTGGCCGAACGCCGCGACGGCTTGGTTCGATGGGCTAATTGAACGGACCTCTCTGCTGACGGATCTGCCGACTCAGGGTCGTGTCGTGCCCGAATGGGGTGACGACTCAGTCCGTGAGATCCTGTACGAGCCGTATCGGGTGGTCTACGAAATCCATGCGGACCGGGTCGAGATCCTGGTCCTTAGCCACTACCGCCAGCGGTTCCCTGACGAGAAGGGGTAG